The sequence TCGTCATAAACTCCATCCACATTGGTAGCTTTCAGCACCACTTCCGCATTAACTACACATATTATTCAGAAATTAAACATCAGTTTCCGATGTCCCATTtataatatgaaattttatataaggAAGAAAAGAATTCATGACTCTACAAAGAAAATTAATGGCACTGGAATATATACACAGCGCGAAGGAAAACTAAGAGCGATTTATGGTTTTATAACATGTGATAAATAGCATATTAGTATAAGAATCTAAGTCGAAGAAATGGACTCACTCTCTGCACACCGAAGTGCTGCAGCAGTATCGGTTGTGAAGAAGGGATTCCCAGTTCCAGCTGCAAAAATTACAACTCTTCCTTTCTCTAAATGCCGAACAGCTCTTCTTCTTATGTATGGCTCAGCGACTTCTGACATGCGAAATGCAGTCTGAACTCTTGTTGGGATGCCCATGCTCTCCATTGTTGATTGCAAAAATATCGCGTTCATGACAGTTGCTAACATCCTAAACATCAAGACGAGAAATGCTAAACCATCATATTACAATAAACCATCCTAATCTGTAAAGCTAAAACATAATTGTTACATTAAACCATCCTAATCTGTAAAGACCTGTTCGATAAGATACACAACTAAAAAGGTCAGCTACATGCCAATTTGTATAGCTAAATTTGgaaccatttttctttgagTTGGCTAACCCATGATAGAAAATTAGGTTTTTGATGAGTTCTaaaaaacattaaatgttaCGAAGTATTTCAAAGATTGAATATCAATAACTATTATCAAACTAAATTTTAACGTGCGAACAAGAAACTGGAGGACCACATTAATTGAGATGGGGTAAAAGTGAATACTTCTGAAAAGCATAATGTATTGCACAATCAAAACTATCAcattaaattttgttaaaaatgtAGCAACGCAACAACAAGAAATCACCCAATATAATCTGCAGATGAGCGATCAAGACCACTGCTCCCTGCCCAAGAGGCTCCCCGGAAGATATTTCCTCCGCCAACCACGATTGCCACCTGAAGAATTTCTGTATACAAGTCAGTACTGTGCGGAAAAGGAGCAATTTAAAGCCCATGTCTTAGCTAGAATATGAGTAAGTCAGTATCTGTAACTTTTTGGTAACTGCAACGTACTCAAACCACGTTTGCAGTTACCTATATGGTTCATTGCATGAAGAGAACTGACAAGTGCCAAAATAGCCTTAAATGACAATACAGAAAGCATTTCTAGCTACATTATCTAGCAGCTATGCTCACAAAAGAACTTTTTTCCCTCTCAGAAAGTGTAAAGATAAAAGGTACCTCAATCCCAAGCCGAGTAACAGATGCAACTTCCTTTGCAATGGCCACAGTGATCTGTACAAGTATGTTTTTTACAAGCATAGAGGACGTACACTAATAAACACTAAATTATATCTGCAACAGTATTCCAACCTTTGGATCTATAGTTTGTGTTTGATCGCCAGCAAGTGCCTCCCCGCTTACTTTAAGCAACACCCGTTGCCATTTGTATAACGGTTTGGACGAGCTACTATCATTCATCGTTACACCAAAAGGAGGCATAGACATTGAAGATAATTGTTTTTGCCTGTGAAAAAAGAAGGATGTGAACAAATCGGaaggaaaataattttcatttgtATACCTACACTGTGATGATGAACAAACTGAAGAGAGCCAATAtccaaaaaaatcataatagaAGAAATTATCCGcacataaaatttgaaatatgactAAAAATTTCCAGTATAAATATGTCATGTCATATCTGACAACGAATGATCGAGGGAAAGGGCATTGCCCAAGGCCAAGGGAATATCCTGCCACACAAATCATGAAACCTCGAGTCGATGTGACTTTCACTTTAAGAACCATTATTAAAGCAAATTAAGAATTAAACATTAGTGTCTGTGTCATTTTGTAAATGGCTGGACGTAGTCATACACCATATGTTAGACATGAGACATTCTGGAGGGGACCATCTGCCTCTTTAATTTAGAATGTAACCAGAAAACAGAGCGCCATTTTCAAGAATTAATTTACATGAAGGTAAAGTATGGTACATCGTCGTGAAAACAGCACATTGAACTGAAATCGGTTGAGACATGACTTGGTAGGGGACACGAGCTATTCCATAACAACATATACATTGCTTCCACTAGCTAAGGTCAACTTCCAATTCCTCTTCTCAGAGTGCAAAGCAAGCCATTCAAATTCAATGTCCCACAATATATGTTATTCCGAACAACAATTTTAAAGACATaatcgaaaaaaatattttatgctgaGAAGAAATGAATGATTGAGAGTTCCAAAGtaagatatttttaaaagtatgcGGTGAATGCTTCTTCACGATCAGAATTCGGTTTGCTTCTCCAATAACATACAACTATTCAATTGTTTGGGGAACAAAGCATTCTAAAACATATAACAACTCACTATCACAAGACTCAGCATCTGCGATACAGAAACACAATTCCGAGAAACACCCAAGCACCATTCAACAATTGACAAACAACCGACCAAACCACTCGCATTTGAGTATACAAATTCACCAACAAAAGCAAACACGAGAGAGATATATTAGCTAGAAAAGATACAGCAATGAAGGACGAGAATACCTGAAATTCACAGGGTCTGAGTTGGGACCCTTTTCAGAAGAGCAACAGTTGATAACTGTATGAAAACAAGAGCTCTGAAATCCCACAAACGCTGGGGCCTTAGGTCTCAAAAAACAGAGTGGCGCTGAAGTGGTAATGGGGCGGCAAAAGGAGTTTGAAAGAGCCATTATTCAGTAAGAAGAACACAAGGAAAGAGTCACCCTGATTTCAATTCTTCAGCAATCTGTGATTGTTTTTCTGCCGCCTTTTGTGTTTTTCTACTTCagttttgtttttttccccCCTGATAACAAGGCTCGATGAATATCTTGGATGAAAGGGAGGTTCATGAAAAATCTAAAGACAAGAAATATTGAtggaaaatcaaaattaattttgtcatttaaTTGCCAGTAGGTTTCTGTAACTTATGTATTACAGCCATCTTctttattttcaacaaaaaaaaaattatttattattgttattgttgtgaaaaagtaaaaatttacggtaaaaagtaaaaaactcaaactctgaaaattatcacactacacactttataatatttttctctcaactcaattatgattttcttcacaaatgagatatctatttatagaaaatttttacaaataatccaaaaataaattacatcattaccttcatcatcacacacaaatttcaatattcaacacctaattttcaacattcaaatattcaatacacacattttaaatattatttttcaacactcccccttgtgatgatgatcataatgattgtcttcattacgtgtttttatactgcctcgttaaaaacattactaggaaaaacccattgggataaaaaccatagtaagggaaaaagagtgcagtcacgtaaactccccctcatatTGACAcaaacaattcttcacaaatttcgtagattgagcatcccaatattatatNAGATTATATctaaaaccgaaccaaataaatttcagttttaacatttatatccgaataaTAAAATTCGATTTTCAGTTCGATTCAGTGTTCGATTTGTTCGGTTTAGATTTTCAGTTTTTTCAGTTTTATCCAAATTTAAACACTCCTTCCTACAAATTTAAAAAGATTGTGAAATCttgaaacatttttttaaaaaaataataataataaaatgatgGAAGATTCTGCCAGACTGCAACACTATAGGCTAGTATTTTTTATTCTTGGACCGCACCAATACACATCATATTATATAGAtcatttttgtttaatttgcatGATAGATTATATGTGTCCGTGTTAAAGAAAAGTAGAGGTAATTCCAgttaaataaacaaatagagGAGCACATTTCCAAAGTTACATATATTACAAAACCTTTGCAATAGGTGCTCCAAAAAAGTTTTAATTGAAAATAACATAATATCTAACCTAACATCCTAAGATTCATTGGCTATAATAGAAGTGTCGAATTACAATTAAATGACGAATGTTAAAACAATGATTATTCTTATCCCAGTGTATATatctttcaaaattattaacCTGAAAAATCGAAGGCCTCAAGTTCTTCTGCAGCAAGACTTAATGCCACAGCAGTTAATTCCCTGCACTGAAAAATGAACAATATCCTCCTCAATGTGTCTTTGAGCAACACTAGTTCTAGCACCTGATGACCATGCCAAAAATAGCATATCTGTGACTTCTTTAGAGAACCCATTGCGACTAAGATCTAACAGTTGCAAATTAGAAGCCATCTTAATAGATGCCCCAA comes from Primulina huaijiensis isolate GDHJ02 chromosome 2, ASM1229523v2, whole genome shotgun sequence and encodes:
- the LOC140970926 gene encoding uridylate kinase PUMPKIN, chloroplastic-like, encoding MALSNSFCRPITTSAPLCFLRPKAPAFVGFQSSCFHTVINCCSSEKGPNSDPVNFRQKQLSSMSMPPFGVTMNDSSSSKPLYKWQRVLLKVSGEALAGDQTQTIDPKITVAIAKEVASVTRLGIEVAIVVGGGNIFRGASWAGSSGLDRSSADYIGMLATVMNAIFLQSTMESMGIPTRVQTAFRMSEVAEPYIRRRAVRHLEKGRVVIFAAGTGNPFFTTDTAAALRCAEINAEVVLKATNVDGVYDDDPRCNQNARLLDNLTYQDVTSKELSVMDMTAITLCQENNIPVVVFNLNKSGNISKAIRGEKVGTFIGGTQCTTAART